GGCCGAGCTGTTCGCCGACCTGCCCGAAGCCCTGGAGAACACGGTCGAGATCGCCAAGCGCTGCAACATCGAGGTGCAGCTGGGCAAGTACTTCCTGCCCGACTTTCCCACGCCCAACGGCATGGGCATCGACGACTACCTGCGCCATGTTTCCCACGAGGGCCTGGAAGAACGCCTGGCGGTGCTGTGGCCGAAGGACACCACGCCGAATTACGAGGAGAAGCGCCAGGTCTACCTGGATCGCCTGAAGTTCGAGCTCGACATCATCATCCAGATGGGATTCCCCGGTTACTTCCTCATCGTGATGGACTTCATCAAGTGGGCGAAGAACAACGGCGTGCCGGTCGGCCCCGGCCGCGGTTCGGGCGCCGGCTCGCTGGTGGCCTACGTGCTGAAGATCACCGACCTCGACCCGCTGGCCTATGACCTGCTGTTCGAGCGCTTCCTCAACCCCGAACGGATCTCCATGCCCGACTTCGACGTCGATTTCTGCATGGATGGTCGCGACCGGGTCATCGACTACGTGGCCGAGGCCTACGGGCGCAACGCGGTGAGCCAGATCATCACCTTCGGCTCGATGGCCGCCAAGGCGGTGGTGCGCGACGTGGCGCGGGTGCAGGGCAAGTCCTATGGCCTGGCTGACCGCCTGTCGAAGATGATTCCCTTCGAAGTGGGCATGACCCTGGAGGCCGCCTACGAGCAAGAGGAGGTGCTGCGCGACTTCCTCAAGAGCGACGAGGAGGCCCAGGAAATCTGGGACATGGCGCTCAAGCTCGAAGGCATCGTGCGCGGCACCGGCAAGCACGCCGGTGGCGTGGTGATCGCGCCGACCAAGCTGACCGACTTCGCGCCGATCGCCTGCGATGAAGAGGGCGGCGGCCTGGTCACCCAGTTCGACAAGGACGACGTGGAGGCAGCCGGCCTGGTCAAGTTCGACTTCCTCGGCCTGCGTACCCTGACCATCATCAAGTGGGCGATGGAAACCATCCACCGCGAGCAGCGGCGCAAGGGCGCCAGCGAGGCGGAGCTGGTCAACATCGACTTCATCCCGCTGGATGACAAGAAGACCTACGACATGCTGCAGAAGGCGGAGACCACTGCGGTCTTCCAGCTTGAATCGCGCGGCATGAAGGAGCTGATCAAGAAGCTCAAGCCTGACTGCCTGGAAGACATGATCGCCCTGGTGGCGCTGTTCCGCCCGGGCCCGCTGCAGTCGGGCATGGTGGACGACTTCATCAACCGCAAACACGGTCGCGAGCAGCTGTCCTACCCGCATCCGGACTACCAGTACGCCGGTCTGGAACCGGTGCTCAAGCCCACCTACGGCATCATCCTGTACCAGGAACAGGTAATGCAGATCGCCCAGGTGATGGCCGGTTACACCCTCGGTGGTGCGGACATGCTGCGCCGTGCCATGGGCAAGAAGAAGCCCGAGGAGATGGCCAAGCAACGCGGCGGCTTCATCGAAGGTTGCGCCAGCAACAATATCGATGCTGACCTGGCGGGCAACATCTTCGACTTGGTGGAAAAGTTCGCCGGCTACGGTTTCAACAAGTCCCACTCCGCCGCCTATGGCCTGGTGTCCTACCAGACTGCCTGGCTCAAGGCCCACTACCCGGCGCCCTTTATGGCCGCGGTGCTGTCGGCGGATATGCACAACACCGACAAGGTGGTAATCCTCATCGAGGAATGCCGCCACATGAAACTGCGCATCGACGCGCCGGACGTGAACACTTCGGAGTTCAAGTTCACCGTCAACGACGACGGCCGCATCGTCTACGGCCTGGGGGCGGTGAAAGGGGTCGGCGAAGGGCCGGTGGAGGCCATTGTCGAGTGCCGTGCCGAAGGCGGGCCGTTCAAGGATCTGTTCGACTTCTGCAACCGGGTCGACCTCAAGCGCATCAACAAGCGCACCCTCGAGGCGCTGATCCGTTCCGGCGCGCTGGATCGCATGGGCCCCTACTACCAGGACGAGCTCAAGGCCTACCAGGCCAGCGTCGACCTCAACCGCGCGGTGCTGCTGGCCTCCATGGAGGAGGCGGTGCAGGCCGCCGAGCAGACCGCGCGCAGCCACGACAGCGGGCACATGGATCTGTTCGGCGGGGTGTTCGCCGAGCCCGAGGCGGATGTCTACGTCAACCATCGCAAGGCCCGCGAGCTGTCGATCAAGGAACGCCTGAAGGGCGAGAAGGACACTCTCGGCCTGTACCTCACCGGCCACCCGATCGACGAGTACGAGGGCGAGGTGCGTCGCTTCGCCCGCCAGCGCATCGTCGAGCTGCGCCCGGCGCGCGACACCCAGACCATCGCTGGGCTGATCGTGGCGCTGCGGGTGATGAAGAACAAGAAAGGCGACAAGATGGGCTTCATCACCCTCGACGACCGCTCCGGGCGGATCGAGGCTTCGCTGTTCGCCGACGCCTTTGCCAGCGCCCAGGCGCTGCTGCAGACCGACGCCATGGTGGTGGTCGAGGGTGAGGTGAGCAACGACGAGTTCTCCGGCGGCCTGCGCTTGCGCGCCAAGCGGGTGATGAGCCTGGAAGAGGCGCGCACCGGCCTGGCCGAGAGCCTGCGCATTCGTGCCCCGCGTGAGGCGCTGCAGGGCGACCGGCTGCGCTGGCTGGCCGAGCTGTTCGGCAAGTACAAGGGCGCGTGCCCGCTGACCCTGGATTACAGCGGCAGCGATGCGAAAGCACTGCTGCAGTTCGGCGAACAGTGGCGAATCGACCCGGCCGATGGCTTGATCCAAACCCTGCGTGACCAGTTCGGGCGCGACAACGTCTTCCTCCAATACCGCTGAGCGGCAAGCCACAGGTTTGCCTGCCCTGCCTCGACCCTGGGCGCCTTATCCCTTAAGGTAAGGCGCCAGATGGAACCAGCCGCCCGGCCTTTCGGCCGCCGACGCAAGACGGACGCTTATGAACCCGAATTTTCTCGACTTCGAACAGCCGATCGCCGACCTGCAAGCCAAGATCGAAGAGTTGCGCCTGGTCGGTAACGACAATGCGCTGAACATCAGCGACGAGATTTCCCGTCTGCAGGACAAGAGCAGCGCGCTGACTGAAAGCATTTTCGGCAACCTCAGCAGCTGGCAGATTTCCCAGCTGTCGCGCCATCCGCGGCGGCCCTACACCCTCGATTACATTCAGCACATCTTCAGCGAGTTCGACGAGCTGCATGGCGATCGCCACTTCTCCGACGACGCCGCCATTGTCGGTGGCGTGGCGCGCCTGGAAGGCCAGCCGGTGATGGTCATCGGTCACCAGAAAGGCCGCGAGGTGCGTGAGAAGGTACGCCGCAACTTCGGCATGCCGCGCCCGGAAGGCTACCGCAAGGCCTGCCGCCTGATGGAGATGGCCGAACGCTTCAAGCTGCCGATCCTGACCTTCATCGATACCCCCGGCGCCTACCCGGGCATCGATGCCGAAGAGCGCAACCAGAGCGAGGCCATTGCCTGGAACCTGCGCGTGATGGCGCGTCTGAAGACCCCGATCATCGCCACCGTGATCGGTGAGGGTGGCTCCGGCGGCGCACTGGCCATCGGCGTGTGCGACCAGCTGAACATGCTGCAGTACTCCACCTATTCGGTGATCTCGCCGGAAGGTTGTGCCTCGATCCTGTGGAAGACTGCCGAGAAGGCGCCGGACGCGGCCGAGGCCATGGGCATCACCGCCGAGCGCCTGAAAGGGCTGGGCATCGTCGACAAGGTGATCGCCGAGCCGCTGGGCGGCGCCCACCGCGATCCGCAGGCCGCTGCCGGCAGCATTCGCGAGCAACTGCTGGAGCAGCTCGGTGACCTGCGCAAGCTGGATACCGCCGCTCTGCTGGCGCGCCGCTACGAGCGCCTGATGAGCTACGGCGTCGCCTGAGTTCTCTGGCGCGCTGCAGACAACGGGCCTTCGGGCCCGTTGTTGTTTTAAGCTTGGCCGATGAACAGCCTCGAATCCCGACTGCTAGCCGCCCTGGCGTCCTGGCGCGATGCCCCGGCCTGGCGCGTGGCCCTGTCTGGCGGCCTGGACTCCACGGTGCTGCTGCACCTGCTGGCGCGCCTGAGTCGCCAGCAGGCGCTGCCGCCGCTATCTGCCATTCATGTCCATCACGGCCTGCAGGCCGCTGCCGATGCCTGGCCGGAACATTGCCGCCAGCTCTGTGCCGCCCTGGGCGTGCCCCTGCAGGTCGAATATGTGCGCGTCGACGCCGGCGCCAGCCTGGAGCGGGCCGCCCGTGAGGCGCGCTATGCGGCGTTTACCCGGCAGCTGGGGGCGGGCGAACTGCTGCTGACCGGCCAGCACCGGGACGACCAGGCCGAGACCCTGCTGTTTCGTCTGCTGCGCGGTGCCGGGGTGCGTGGTCTGGCCGGCATGCCGCGGCAGCGCGCACTGGGGGAGGGCACCCTGCTGCGGCCGCTGCTCGGCATGGCGCGCGCGGAGCTGGAGGCCTATGCCCGCCAGCACGGCTTGCGCTGGGTGGAAGATCCCTCGAATAGCGACACGCGGCTGGCGCGCAACTTTCTGCGCCACCAGGTGCTGCCGCCTTTGGCCCGGCACTGGCCGCAGGCGGCCGCCAATCTGGCGCGCAGCGCCGAGCACTTGCGCGAGGCGCAGGGGCTGCTTGATGAGCTGGCCATGGCGGATCTGGCCGCGGCCGCCACACCGTCAGCCTTTGCCTGGCTGGCGTTGCCGAGCCTGGCGCTGCAGCCTTTGCGTCAGCTGTCGCCGGCCCGCCAGCGCAATGCCCTGCGCCACTGGCTGGCGGCCTTGGGCGAGCTGCCGGACAGCGACCACTGGCGCGGCTGGGAAGCGCTACGCGATGCCGCCGCGGATGCGGCACCAATCTGGCGCATGGCTGGCGGCGAACTGCAGCGAGCCGACGGGCGGTTGTGGTGGTTGGCGGGCCCCTGGCTGCAGGCCGTACCGGCGCCCGAGCTGGAGCTGGCGCAGCAGGCCAGCTGGAGCTTGCCCGGCAACGGCCAGCTGAACCTGCAGGGCGAGCTGGCGCGCGCGGGGCTGCAGGTGCGCTACCGGCAGGGTGGCGAAGTGCTGCAGGTGCCGGGGCGCGGCCATCGTGATCTCAAGCGACTGTTCAACGAGCAGGGCGTGCCAGCCTTCGTGCGCAGCCGCGTTCCATTGCTGTTCCGCGGCAACGAGCTGCTGGCTGTGGCCAATCTGCCGGGGCTCGATGGTGCGCAGTGGGGAGCCTGGCGGTTGGCCTGGTGCCCGCCGACGAGCGAGCAAGGTTTGAGCTGAAAGGGCCTTTCCGGTAGACTACGCTCCCGTCTTGTTACTGCTTTCTGCGGATTCCCCGGAACCCGCGGAGGCTTGCTTATTTCAGGTTGGTCAAGAGTGCCAGCCTGCGCTTTCACCCCGGCGGCGCTGACCGCTTGAACGCAGACTTCTAGGATTTTTCATGACGCGCTACATCTTCGTCACGGGTGGTGTTGTTTCTTCATTGGGGAAAGGCATCGCTTCGGCTTCACTGGCGGCCATCCTGGAGGCGCGGGGCCTGAAGGTCACCATGCTCAAGCTGGACCCCTACATCAACGTCGATCCGGGCACCATGAGCCCGTTCCAGCACGGTGAGGTGTTCGTCACCCACGACGGCGCCGAGACCGACCTCGACCTGGGCCACTACGAGCGGTTCATCCGCACCACCATGACCCAGAACAACAACTTCACCACCGGCCGCGTCTATGAAGACGTGCTGCGCAAGGAGCGCCGTGGTGACTACCTGGGCGCCACCATCCAGGTGATCCCGCACATCACCGACGAGATCAAGCGCCGCGTGATCAAGGGCGCCGGCGATGCCGACGTGGCCATGGTCGAGATCGGCGGCACCGTTGGCGACATCGAGTCGCAGCCGTTCCTCGAGGCGGCCCGTCAGCTGCGCGTGGAACTGGGCGCCAAGCGCGCCATGTTCATGCACCTGACCCTGGTGCCGTACATCGCCACCGCCGGCGAGACCAAGACCAAGCCGACCCAGCACTCGGTCAAGGAACTGCGTTCCATCGGCGTGCAGCCGGACGTGCTGATCTGCCGCTCCGACCACGAGATCGACCTGGCCTCGCGGCGCAAGATTGCCCTGTTCACCAACGTCGAAGAGCGTGCGGTCATCGCCCTGGAAGACGTCGACACCATCTACAAGATTCCGTCGGTGCTGCATGCCCAGGGCCTGGACGACATCGTCGTCGAGCGCTTCGGCCTGCAATGCAACCCGGCCGACCTCTCCGAATGGGATCGCGTGGTCGATGCCAAGCTGAACCCGGAGAGGGAAGTCACCATCGCCATGGTCGGCAAGTACATGGAACTGCTGGACGCCTACAAGTCGCTGATCGAGGCGATGGGGCATGCCGGCATCGAGAACCGCACCAAGGTCAACCTGCGCTACATCGACTCCGAGGAGATCGAGAACGAAGGCACCGCCAAGCTGGAAGGCGTCGACGCCATCCTGGTGCCCGGTGGCTTCGGTCTGCGTGGCGTGGAAGGCAAGATCCGCACCGTGCAGTACGCCCGTGAGAACAAGATTCCTTACCTCGGCATCTGCCTCGGCATGCAGGTGGCGGTGATCGAGTACGCCCGCAACGTGCTGGGCTGGAAAGACGCCAACTCCACCGAGTTCGACCAGAACAGCGGCCATCCGGTGGTCGGCCTGATCACCGAGTGGCAGGACGCCACTGGCGCCACCGAGCTGCGCACCGATGCTTCCGACCTCGGCGGCACCATGCGCCTGGGCGCCCAGGACTGCCAGCTGATCAGCGGCTCCAACGTGCGTGAGTGCTACGGCAAGGATGTGATCGTCGAGCGCCACCGCCACCGCTACGAAGTGAACAACAACCTGCTGCCGCAACTGGAGCAGGCCGGCCTGAAGATCACCGGTCGCTCCGCTGACGGCGCGCTGGTGGAAGTGGTCGAGGCGCCGGATCATCCGTGGTTCGTCGCCTGCCAGTTCCACCCGGAATTCACCTCCACCCCGCGCGACGGCCACCCGCTGTTCAGCGGCTTCGTCAAGGCTGCACTGAAGCAGGCCGGCAAGGCATAAGGCAACGGACATGACCCAGAAGATCATCAAGGTTGGCGACATCGAGATCGCCAACGACAAGCCGTTCGTGCTGTTCGGCGGCATCAACGTACTGGAGTCGCGCGACCTGGCCATGCAGGCCTGCGAAGAATACGTGCGGGTGACCGAGAAACTCGGCATCCCCTATGTGTTCAAGGCCAGCTTCGACAAGGCCAACCGCTCCTCCGTCACCTCCTTCCGCGGCCCGGGCCTGGAAGAGGGCATGAAGATCTTCGAGGAAGTGAAGAAGACCTTCGGCGTACCGGTGATCACCGACGTCCACGAGCCTTACCAGGCTGCTCCGGTGGCCGAGGTGTGCGACATCATCCAGCTGCCGGCCTTCCTCTCCCGGCAGACCGACCTGGTAGTGGCCATGGCCAAGACCAATGCGGTGATCAACATCAAGAAGGCCCAGTTCCTCGCCCCTCAGGAGATGAAACACATCCTGACCAAGTGCGAAGAGGCGGGTAACGACAAGCTGATCCTCTGCGAGCGCGGCTCTTCCTTCGGGTACAACAACCTGGTGGTGGACATGCTCGGCTTCGGCATCATGAAACAGTTCAACTACCCGGTGTTCTTCGACGTCACCCATGCCCTGCAGATGCCGGGCGGGCGCGCCGATTCCGCCGGTGGCCGCCGTGCCCAGGTCACCGACCTGGCCAAGGCCGGCATGAGCCAGGGTCTGGCTGGCCTGTTCCTCGAGGCCCATCCGGATCCGAACAACGCCAAGTGCGACGGTCCTTGTGCCCTGCGCCTGGACAAGCTGGAACCCTTCCTCACCCAGCTCAAGCAGCTGGACGATCTGGTGAAGAGCTTTGCGCCGATCGAGACCGCGTAAGCGCCTCGTCTGACGCATATTTCAACTGTTGGAGCTGACAAGAATGGCAAAAATCGTCGACATCAAGGGCCGTGAGGTTCTCGACTCCCGTGGCAACCCCACCGTAGAAGCCGATGTAATCCTCGAAGGCGGCATCATCGGCAGCGCCTGCGCGCCGTCCGGTGCCTCCACCGGTTCCCGTGAAGCGCTGGAACTGCGCGATGGCGACAAGAGCCGTTACCTGGGCAAGGGCGTACTGAAGGCCGTGGCCAACATCAACGGCCCGATCCGTGACCTGCTGCTGGGCAAAGACGCTCGCGAGCAGAAAGCCCTCGACCTGGCCATGATCGATCTGGACGGCACCGAGAACAAAGGCAAGCTGGGCGCCAACGCCATCCTCGCCGTGTCCCTGGCCGCCGCCAAGGCCGCCGCTCAGGCCAAGGGCGTGCCGCTGTACGCGCACATCGCCGACCTCAACGGCACCCCGGGCGTCTACTCCATGCCGGTTCCGATGATGAACATCATCAACGGTGGCGAGCATGCCGATAACAACGTCGACATCCAGGAGTTCATGGTGCAGCCGGTTGGCGCCAAGAACTTCGCCGACGCCCTGCGCATGGGCGCCGAGATCTTCCATCACCTGAAAGCCGTGCTGAAGGCCCGTGGCCTGAACACCGCCGTGGGCGACGAAGGTGGCTTCGCGCCGAACCTGGCTTCCAACGAAGACGCCCTGGCTGCCATCGCCGAGGCCGTGGCCAACGCCGGCTACAAGCTGGGTGACGACATCACCCTGGCCCTGGACTGCGCTTCCTCCGAGTTCTTCAAGGACGGCAACTACGACTTGGAAGGAGAGGGCAAGGTGTTCAGCGCCGAAGGTTTCGCCGATTACCTGGCCGGTCTGACCCAGCGTTACCCGATCATCTCCATCGAAGACGGCATGGACGAGTCCGACTGGGCCGGCTGGAAAGTCCTGACCGACAAGATCGGCGAGAAGGTACAGCTGGTCGGTGACGACCTGTTCGTCACCAACACCAAGATCCTCAAGCGCGGTATCGAAGAGAAGATCGGCAACTCGATCCTGATCAAGTTCAACCAGATCGGCTCGCTGACCGAAACCCTGGAAGCCATCCAGATGGCCAAGGCCGCTGGCTTCACCGCGGTGATCTCGCACCGCTCCGGTGAAACCGAGGACAGCACCATCGCCGACCTGGCCGTAGGCACCGCCGCCGGCCAGATCAAGACCGGCTCCCTGTGCCGTTCCGACCGCGTGTCCAAGTACAACCAGCTGCTGCGTATCGAAGAGCAGCTCGGCGGCAAGGCCCCTTATAAGGGCCGCGCCGAGTTCCGCGGCTAAGCCGGGAATGGTAAAAAGGGCAGCGCAAGCTGCCCTTTTTGCAGGTGTACCCCACTTGCTGGGGGCTTCTACAGGCTCCGCTAGCCAATTGCATCGGCAGTCGGCCTGGGCAAAGCTTTTCGTATGGATTCGTCGATGTCTAAAGCCCCTTACTGGTTGTTCGTCGTGCTGGTGCTGATCCTCTCCGGATTGCAGTACCGCCTGTGGGTGGGCGAAGGCAGCCTGGCCCAGGTCACCGAGCTGAAGCGGCAGATTGCCGAGCAGCAGGGCGAGAACGAGCGCCTGCTGGAGCGCAACCGCATCCTCGAGGCCGAGGTGCTGGAGCTCAAGCAGGGTACCGAGACCGTGGAAGAGCGCGCCCGTCACGAGCTGGGCATGGTCAAAGAGGGCGAAACCCTCTACCAGTTGGCCGAATGAGCCTGCCTGCCTTCTGGCTGGTGATTCCCGCCGCCGGCATCGGTTCGCGCATGCGTGCCGACCGCCCCAAGCAATACCTGCAGCTGGCCGGGCGCAGCATCCTCGAACATACCCTCGACTGTTTCCTCGAGCATCCGCAGCTCAAGGGCCTGGTGCTCTGTCTGGCTGCGGATGATCCCTGGTGGCCGCTGCTGCCTGCGGCGGCCGATCCGCGCATTCACCGGGTAGCCGGTGGCGCCGAGCGTGCCGATTCGGTGCTCAGCGGCCTGCTGCAGCTGGGCGAGCTGGGCGCCCAGGCGGATGACTGGGTGCTGGTGCATGACGCCGCCCGGCCCAATCTGGCGCGCAGCGATCTCGACCAGCTGCTGCTGGAACTGGCCGACGACCCGGTGGGCGGCCTGCTCGCCGTACCGGCGCGCGACACCCTCAAGCGCGCCGGCGCCGATGGCCGGGTGGCCGAGACGGTGGATCGCAGCCTGATCTGGCAGGCCTATACGCCGCAGATGTTCCGCTATGCCGCCCTGCACCGGGCCCTGGCCGATGCGCTGGTGGCCGGCGTGGCCATCACCGACGAGGCCTCGGCTCTGGAGTGGGCCGGGCAGGCGCCGAAGCTGGTGGAGGGCAGGGCGGACAATTTGAAGATCACCCGTCCGGAAGACCTGGAGTGGCTGCGCCAGCGCTGGGCCAGCAAGTTCTGAGGATGAACCGGACGGGGCTGGGCGCCCCGTCCGTATCGACTGCTACACGCGGAACTGATTGATCAAGCGGCGCTGCTGCTCGGCCAGCTTGGTCAGCTCGGCGCTGGCCTGGCTGGCCTCGTCGGCGCCGCCGGCCACTTCCGCGGCGACCTGGCCGATATTGGTGACGTTGCGGTTGATGTCCTCGGCCACTGCACTCTGCTCCTCGGCGGCGCTGGCGATCTGGGTGTTCATGTCGTTGATCACCGACACCGCCTGGGTGATCGACTCCAGCGCCTGGGCCGCGGCGGCCGCCTGTTGCACGCTGTCATCAGTACGGGCCTGGCTCTGCTCCATCACGCTGACCACTTCGCGGGTGCCGTGCTGCAGCTGCTGGATCATCTGCTGGATTTCTTCGGTGGCCTGTTGGGTCTTCTGCGCCAGGTTGCGCACCTCGTCGGCCACCACGGCGAAGCCGCGGCCCTGCTCGCCGGCGCGCGCTGCCTCGATGGCGGCGTTGAGGGCGAGCAGGTTGGTCTGCTCGGCGATGCCGCGGATGGCGGTGAGAATCGCGTTGATGTTCTCGCTGTCCTTGGCCAGGGTCTGTACCACGCCGGTGGCGCGGCCGATCTCGGTGGCCAGGGAGGCGATGGCGTTCGAGGTTTTCTGCACGATGTTCTTGCCGTCGTTGGCCGAGCGGTCGGCGTGGTTGGCCGCCTCGGCGGCCTGGGTGGCGTTGCGCGCCACGTCCTGGGCGGTGGCGGTCATCTCGTGCACGGCGGTAGCCACCTGGTCGATCTCGGCCATCTGTTTCTGTACGCCCTGGTTGGTGCGGATGGCGATGTCGGCGGTGTGCTCGGAGGAGTCGCTGACCTTCTGTACCGAGCCGACCACGTCGCGGATCATGCCCTGCAGCTTGTTGAGAAAGGTGTTGAAGCCGTTGGCGATCTGCCCCAGTTCGTCGGCGCGATCCACGTTCAGGCGCACGGTGAGGTCGCCGTCACCCTTGGCGATGTCGTCGAGCATGCCGACCATCTGCTTCAGCGGGCGGGCGATGCCGTAGCCGACGAACCAGATCACCAGCAGGCCGATGGCGGCGATGATCAGGCCGACCACGCTCATGCCGACCGTGTCTTCGCGAGCCTGATCGGCCAGCACGTCCTGCAGCTGCTTGAGGTCGGCGAACACCGCCGAGGTCGGCAGCTCGATGGCCAGCGTCCAGCGCGTGCTGGTACCGGCCACCTGGAACGGCAGCAGCAGCTGGAACACCTGGTGCTCTTCATCGAGGTTGGAGATCGGTGCGGTGCCGCTGCTCTGCTTGAGCTGGCCGGCCAGCTCATCGCCGAGGGCCTTGTTGGCCGGCTGGCCGATCAGGCTGGCGTCCTTGGTGGCGGCGATCAGGGTGCCGTTGGCCGCCACCAGGGCCAGCTCGCCGGCGCCTTCGTAGAGGCTGCCCTTGGCGGTGTTCAGCAGGCCCTGGATGAAGTCGAGGGCGAAGTCATTGCCGACCGTGCCCTTGAACTGGCCGCCGACCAGAATCGGCGCGTTGAACGAGGCCACCAGCACTTGCTTGCCGCCGAAATCGTAAGACGCCGGGTCGACCACACAAGGCTGCTTGCTGGTTTTCGGACACAGGTAGTACTCGCCCTCGCGCACGCCGGTGGGCAGCACCTTCTCGCTTTCCATCATCTCGACGGTGAGCGGCTCGAGTTTGAGTTCGCCACCACTGCGGTACCACCAGGGCATGTAGCGGCCGGTGGCGTCGTAGCCGTTTTCCTTCTGCCCGGCATACAGGTCGTCCTCCTGGTCGAAGGCGTTGGGTTCCCAGCCGATGTAGAAGTCGATCAATTGCGGGTTGGCCTTGAGGTTCTCGCCGACCAGGGCGGTCAGCTCGTCGCGGCTCAGGTTGATGGCGGTGCCATCGCTGGCGCCCAGGCGGCTGTTGAGGGTGGCCAGGGATTTGGCCTGGGTCATGGGCACTTCGAACTGGCGCTGCAGCTGGCCGACCTGGGCCTCGGCCAGGGCCACCAGGCGCTGGTCGATGACCTGTTCGAGCAGGTCGTGGCTGCGCTCCTGGAGCAGAACCTGGGTGCGCGAACTGGTG
The window above is part of the Pseudomonas alcaligenes genome. Proteins encoded here:
- the ftsB gene encoding cell division protein FtsB; translation: MSKAPYWLFVVLVLILSGLQYRLWVGEGSLAQVTELKRQIAEQQGENERLLERNRILEAEVLELKQGTETVEERARHELGMVKEGETLYQLAE
- the ispD gene encoding 2-C-methyl-D-erythritol 4-phosphate cytidylyltransferase yields the protein MSLPAFWLVIPAAGIGSRMRADRPKQYLQLAGRSILEHTLDCFLEHPQLKGLVLCLAADDPWWPLLPAAADPRIHRVAGGAERADSVLSGLLQLGELGAQADDWVLVHDAARPNLARSDLDQLLLELADDPVGGLLAVPARDTLKRAGADGRVAETVDRSLIWQAYTPQMFRYAALHRALADALVAGVAITDEASALEWAGQAPKLVEGRADNLKITRPEDLEWLRQRWASKF
- a CDS encoding methyl-accepting chemotaxis protein; the protein is MKFRSIQFSVAFMAGASILAVVVALVLYALYTSSRTQVLLQERSHDLLEQVIDQRLVALAEAQVGQLQRQFEVPMTQAKSLATLNSRLGASDGTAINLSRDELTALVGENLKANPQLIDFYIGWEPNAFDQEDDLYAGQKENGYDATGRYMPWWYRSGGELKLEPLTVEMMESEKVLPTGVREGEYYLCPKTSKQPCVVDPASYDFGGKQVLVASFNAPILVGGQFKGTVGNDFALDFIQGLLNTAKGSLYEGAGELALVAANGTLIAATKDASLIGQPANKALGDELAGQLKQSSGTAPISNLDEEHQVFQLLLPFQVAGTSTRWTLAIELPTSAVFADLKQLQDVLADQAREDTVGMSVVGLIIAAIGLLVIWFVGYGIARPLKQMVGMLDDIAKGDGDLTVRLNVDRADELGQIANGFNTFLNKLQGMIRDVVGSVQKVSDSSEHTADIAIRTNQGVQKQMAEIDQVATAVHEMTATAQDVARNATQAAEAANHADRSANDGKNIVQKTSNAIASLATEIGRATGVVQTLAKDSENINAILTAIRGIAEQTNLLALNAAIEAARAGEQGRGFAVVADEVRNLAQKTQQATEEIQQMIQQLQHGTREVVSVMEQSQARTDDSVQQAAAAAQALESITQAVSVINDMNTQIASAAEEQSAVAEDINRNVTNIGQVAAEVAGGADEASQASAELTKLAEQQRRLINQFRV